The following coding sequences lie in one Arachis stenosperma cultivar V10309 chromosome 5, arast.V10309.gnm1.PFL2, whole genome shotgun sequence genomic window:
- the LOC130983248 gene encoding two-component response regulator ARR5-like encodes MAAAADLFIQRLPEVSVRELHVLAVDDSHVDRKVIERLLKISSCKVTVVDSGTRALQYLGLDGGEKNSSIDFDSMKVNLIMTDYSMPGMTGFELLKKIKESSIFREIPVVVMSSENILTRIDSCLEEGAEEFLLKPVKLSDVKRVTDFIMRGEGMKGGKRSQKRRRSDDCIPSLTTELSPLSPSTLASKKSKL; translated from the exons ATGGCAGCTGCCGCCGATCTTTTCATTCAGCGACTGCCTGAAGTGTCCGTGCGTGAGCTTCACGTCCTTGCCGTTGATGACAGCCATGTTGATCGCAAGGTCATTGAACGGTTGCTCAAAATCTCTTCATGCAAAG TGACAGTTGTGGACAGTGGAACTAGAGCTTTACAGTATCTAGGGTTGGATGGAGGAGAGAAAAATAGTTCAATTGATTTTGAt AGCATGAAGGTTAATCTGATAATGACTGACTATTCGATGCCGGGGATGACAGGATTTGAACTCCTAAAGAAGATCAAG GAATCGTCGATATTTAGAGAGATTCCGGTGGTGGTGATGTCTTCTGAGAATATCTTGACCCGAATTGATAG ttgcttggaaGAAGGAGCAGAGGAGTTTCTGTTGAAACCTGTTAAGTTGTCCGACGTAAAACGTGTGACGGATTTCATCATGAGAGGTGAAGGGATGAAAGGAGGCAAAAGATCTCAAAAACGAAGGCGTTCGGACGATTGCATTCCATCTCTAACAACTGAACTTTCACCATTGTCTCCATCCACCTTGGCCTCAAAGAAATCTAAACTATGA